In a single window of the Anaerotruncus rubiinfantis genome:
- a CDS encoding SLC13 family permease, translating into MAIFLSFCAILLSILIGNRFKINVGILAGSFAVLIGVLVLQMPASAFFALLPGKIIFTVTMVTLFYGFLSENGTLQAAIGHVLYALKGRISCIPLALFLMSIVISGIGTGAPTATVILAPIAMAVAPCIGRHSLLLGVSVSYGVCIGGNFILSQGGIISSAIIDQSLAYAGQGRPIMLRAFFLSLLFFSLTYAVVYLLTRGRASSAKGSLPEPRPFTPAQARGLLLLCLVLGTVIAFSLLGQLLAEGYWKTVFTQFDLSFVMLLGVLAQSALSLGEFPTVCQKYVPVQMLVFFTGMTLLMGVAVEAGVVEWLSALVKSNVPALLLPAALAFIAGVMSCFSSSLSVVIPVLFPLVPALSSELSVSHLLLYSAIFIGSTCAGISPFSTGGFLLVSNCRVQHETHGLRNSLLVLAVVNILCAALFLLVLSLL; encoded by the coding sequence ATGGCCATCTTTTTATCGTTCTGCGCAATTTTGCTGAGCATCCTGATTGGCAACCGTTTCAAAATCAACGTGGGCATCCTGGCAGGGAGCTTCGCCGTGCTCATTGGCGTTCTGGTTTTGCAGATGCCCGCCAGCGCCTTTTTCGCGCTTCTGCCCGGCAAGATCATCTTCACCGTCACCATGGTCACCCTGTTTTACGGCTTTCTTTCGGAAAATGGAACCTTGCAGGCGGCAATCGGCCATGTACTTTATGCCCTCAAAGGACGCATTTCCTGCATTCCCCTCGCGCTCTTTCTGATGAGCATCGTCATCAGCGGGATCGGAACCGGCGCTCCCACCGCCACCGTCATCCTCGCCCCCATCGCCATGGCAGTCGCTCCCTGCATCGGACGGCATTCGCTGCTGCTGGGGGTCTCGGTTTCCTATGGCGTGTGTATCGGCGGAAATTTCATTCTCAGCCAGGGCGGTATCATCTCCAGCGCCATCATCGATCAGTCGCTGGCCTACGCCGGTCAGGGACGGCCGATCATGCTTCGCGCCTTTTTCCTGAGCCTGTTGTTTTTTTCCCTGACCTACGCGGTGGTGTATCTGCTGACCAGAGGACGGGCCAGTTCCGCCAAAGGCAGCCTGCCGGAACCCAGACCGTTCACTCCGGCGCAGGCGAGGGGGCTTCTGCTGCTCTGTCTCGTCCTGGGGACGGTTATCGCCTTTTCCCTGCTGGGTCAGCTGCTGGCGGAAGGCTATTGGAAAACCGTCTTTACACAGTTTGACCTCAGTTTCGTCATGCTTTTGGGCGTGCTGGCCCAGTCCGCCCTCTCCCTGGGGGAATTCCCCACCGTCTGCCAAAAATACGTGCCGGTCCAGATGCTGGTCTTTTTCACCGGCATGACTCTGCTGATGGGCGTTGCGGTGGAGGCCGGCGTTGTGGAATGGCTCAGTGCACTGGTCAAAAGCAATGTGCCGGCTTTGCTCCTCCCCGCCGCCCTCGCGTTCATTGCCGGGGTCATGAGCTGCTTCAGCAGCTCCCTCTCGGTGGTTATCCCCGTGCTGTTTCCACTGGTGCCCGCGCTTTCCTCCGAGCTCAGCGTCTCCCATCTGCTGCTCTACAGCGCCATCTTTATTGGCTCCACCTGCGCCGGAATATCCCCTTTCTCCACCGGCGGGTTCCTTCTGGTCAGCAACTGTCGGGTACAGCACGAAACACACGGCCTGCGCAACAGTCTGTTGGTTCTCGCCGTGGTCAACATCCTTTGCGCCGCCCTGTTTCTTTTGGTATTGAGTTTGTTGTGA
- a CDS encoding MarR family winged helix-turn-helix transcriptional regulator, with the protein MITTKLIVEDIVKIIPEFEYQFGRPMKLITQKELTNYQSKVLTVLQVVSEISMSELADRLVMSKPQLTANVDVLVRLGLVERISDPNDRRKIIIRMAEKGVQYIDKTKQSMGKFYDLYYNNLTEEERLKLYLAIEDLLVLLEKLNPLSHGITLEQLKDAPAE; encoded by the coding sequence ATGATTACTACCAAACTGATCGTAGAGGACATCGTCAAGATCATCCCGGAATTTGAATACCAGTTCGGCCGCCCCATGAAGCTCATCACCCAGAAGGAACTGACCAACTATCAGAGCAAGGTGCTCACCGTGCTGCAGGTGGTGTCGGAAATCTCCATGTCCGAACTGGCCGACCGGCTCGTCATGAGCAAGCCCCAGCTCACCGCAAACGTGGACGTGCTGGTGCGGCTCGGCTTGGTGGAGCGCATCTCGGACCCCAACGACCGGCGCAAAATCATCATCCGGATGGCCGAAAAGGGCGTCCAGTACATAGATAAGACCAAACAATCGATGGGGAAGTTTTACGACCTTTACTACAACAACCTCACCGAGGAGGAGCGGCTCAAGCTGTATCTGGCCATTGAGGACCTGTTGGTCCTGCTTGAGAAACTGAACCCCCTCTCCCATGGAATCACCCTCGAACAGCTCAAAGATGCGCCGGCCGAGTGA
- a CDS encoding MFS transporter: MEGATTKKKAVYSLASYRYGLGNFFTTIITNLSSTYFSAFLTISVGLSAAAMGSAMSIASVVDTISIPIIGILIQKSNFKSGKFRPWILWGAIACAIFNWLRFNNFGLTGASAVFYFGAMYTLCYLAYNFVYCPYTGLLPVLAPDPGDRASYAACRIQCNSIAKFLLSLVAVTLFEKIGYSTFAAILSVLCFLGFYQLYMMAKPYDIPEPVGETGKARASDVSIWEMIRSIISYPMLMFLIAGILKIATYFSVTSLSVYYYTYVIGDKALLTVYLSASTALMIGGAFLTPFVSKLAGGARNAYIIGGIIYGGSMLISFTTQGNALLFTILLAVGYVGYSFMHSAEAAVYSNLVDYTLIKTGKDLKGFLMTIFSLSPKVGGIFQGLILGVGLSLIGFNAENITDQAIAGLPVLFALLPAILLAIVIVAMLLYPLTDKKIAEMKKQAGIE, encoded by the coding sequence ATGGAAGGGGCAACGACAAAGAAAAAAGCGGTCTACAGCCTCGCAAGCTATCGGTACGGTCTGGGGAATTTTTTTACCACCATTATCACCAATCTGTCCTCGACCTATTTCAGCGCGTTTTTGACCATCTCGGTGGGGCTCTCGGCGGCGGCCATGGGTTCGGCAATGTCCATCGCGAGCGTGGTGGACACCATCTCCATCCCAATCATCGGTATCCTGATCCAAAAGTCCAATTTCAAAAGCGGAAAATTCCGCCCGTGGATTCTCTGGGGCGCCATTGCATGCGCCATATTCAACTGGCTGCGCTTCAACAACTTCGGCCTGACGGGTGCGAGCGCGGTTTTCTATTTCGGCGCGATGTACACCCTCTGCTACCTCGCCTATAACTTTGTCTACTGCCCGTATACAGGGCTGCTGCCGGTGCTTGCGCCCGATCCCGGCGACCGTGCCTCCTATGCGGCCTGCCGGATCCAGTGCAACTCGATCGCCAAGTTCCTGCTGAGCCTGGTGGCGGTTACGCTGTTTGAGAAGATCGGCTATTCCACCTTTGCGGCGATCCTCTCGGTCCTGTGCTTCCTCGGCTTCTATCAGCTCTATATGATGGCCAAACCCTACGACATCCCCGAGCCGGTTGGCGAAACCGGCAAGGCCCGTGCGAGCGACGTTTCAATCTGGGAGATGATCCGCAGCATCATCTCTTACCCCATGCTGATGTTCCTGATCGCGGGCATCCTCAAGATCGCCACCTATTTCTCGGTCACTTCGCTGTCGGTGTACTATTACACCTACGTCATCGGGGACAAAGCCCTGCTGACCGTCTATCTTTCGGCGAGCACCGCGCTGATGATCGGCGGCGCCTTTCTGACCCCCTTCGTGTCGAAGCTGGCCGGCGGCGCGCGCAACGCCTACATCATCGGCGGAATCATCTACGGCGGCAGTATGCTGATCTCCTTCACCACCCAGGGCAACGCACTTCTCTTCACCATCCTGCTCGCGGTGGGCTATGTGGGCTATTCCTTCATGCATTCGGCCGAAGCCGCGGTTTATTCCAATCTGGTCGACTACACCCTCATCAAGACCGGCAAAGACCTGAAGGGCTTCCTGATGACCATCTTTTCGCTCTCCCCGAAGGTCGGCGGCATCTTCCAGGGGCTCATCCTGGGCGTGGGGCTGTCGCTCATCGGCTTTAACGCAGAGAACATCACCGATCAGGCGATTGCCGGGCTGCCGGTGCTCTTTGCGCTGCTGCCCGCTATCCTTCTGGCGATCGTGATCGTCGCAATGCTGCTCTACCCGCTGACCGACAAGAAGATTGCCGAGATGAAGAAGCAGGCGGGCATCGAATAA
- a CDS encoding zinc ribbon domain-containing protein, with protein MFEKMKALLSAARCAAPAYCPYCGAMLMPGMKICPHCGAPVPES; from the coding sequence ATGTTTGAGAAGATGAAGGCTCTGCTGTCCGCGGCCCGCTGCGCCGCGCCGGCCTACTGCCCCTACTGCGGAGCCATGCTTATGCCCGGCATGAAGATCTGCCCGCACTGCGGCGCGCCGGTTCCGGAAAGTTAA
- the proS gene encoding proline--tRNA ligase yields MADQKKMVEAITSMDEDFAKWYTDIVKKADLADYSSVRGCTIVRPYGCAIWENIHDDLDARFKALGHENVMMPMFIPEGLLQKEKDHVEGFAPEVAWVTHGGEEKLTERLCVRPTSETLFCEHYANIIHSYRDLPKLYNQWCSVVRWEKTTRPFLRTCEFWWQEGHTMHETAQEAMEETERMLNVYADFCEESLAIPVTKGRKTKKEQFAGAEATYTIEAMMHDGKALQSGTSHYFGDGFARAFDITFQSRDNKPEYPHQTSWGMSTRIIGAIIMTHGDDNGLVLPPAIAPIQVIVLPIAQHKPGVLDKARAVTEQLKKFCRAKIDDSDNSAGWKFAEYEMKGVPLRLEMGPRDIEANQCVLVRRDNREKTIVSLDELETKIPELLKAVHDGLYQKALANREARTWAAHTFDELKELANTKSGFFKTMWCGDEACELRVKEEAGLTSRCMPFAQENLGETCPICGKPAKTMIIWGKAY; encoded by the coding sequence ATGGCAGATCAGAAAAAAATGGTGGAAGCGATCACCTCGATGGACGAGGATTTCGCAAAATGGTACACGGATATCGTTAAAAAAGCCGACTTGGCCGATTATTCTTCGGTGCGGGGCTGTACGATTGTGCGGCCATACGGCTGCGCGATCTGGGAAAATATCCATGACGATCTTGACGCCCGCTTCAAAGCGCTCGGACATGAGAATGTCATGATGCCGATGTTCATCCCCGAGGGATTGCTGCAAAAGGAGAAGGACCATGTCGAAGGCTTTGCGCCGGAAGTCGCATGGGTGACCCACGGAGGCGAGGAAAAGCTGACCGAGCGCCTTTGCGTTCGTCCAACCTCGGAGACGCTCTTCTGTGAGCATTACGCCAACATTATTCATTCCTACCGCGACCTGCCAAAGCTCTATAACCAGTGGTGCTCGGTTGTGCGCTGGGAAAAGACCACCCGTCCGTTCCTGCGCACCTGTGAATTCTGGTGGCAGGAAGGCCACACGATGCATGAGACCGCGCAGGAGGCGATGGAGGAGACCGAGCGGATGCTCAACGTCTATGCCGACTTCTGCGAGGAGAGCCTTGCGATCCCGGTCACCAAGGGCCGCAAGACCAAGAAGGAACAGTTCGCCGGCGCGGAAGCCACCTACACCATCGAAGCGATGATGCATGACGGCAAAGCGCTGCAGTCGGGCACCTCGCATTACTTTGGCGACGGCTTTGCCCGCGCGTTTGATATCACTTTCCAGAGCCGCGACAACAAGCCGGAATACCCGCATCAGACCTCTTGGGGCATGTCCACCCGCATCATCGGTGCGATCATTATGACCCACGGCGATGACAACGGTCTGGTGCTGCCGCCCGCGATCGCGCCGATCCAGGTGATTGTGCTTCCGATCGCGCAGCATAAGCCGGGCGTGCTCGATAAGGCGCGTGCGGTCACCGAGCAGCTCAAAAAATTCTGCCGCGCGAAGATTGACGACAGCGACAATTCCGCCGGCTGGAAGTTTGCCGAATACGAGATGAAGGGCGTCCCGCTGCGGCTCGAAATGGGACCGCGCGATATCGAAGCAAACCAGTGTGTGCTGGTCCGCCGCGACAACCGCGAAAAGACGATTGTTTCGCTCGATGAGCTGGAAACGAAGATTCCCGAACTGCTCAAGGCCGTCCATGACGGGCTCTATCAGAAGGCGCTTGCCAACCGCGAGGCGCGCACCTGGGCCGCGCACACCTTCGATGAGCTCAAAGAGCTTGCGAACACCAAATCCGGGTTCTTCAAAACGATGTGGTGCGGCGACGAGGCCTGCGAACTGCGGGTTAAAGAAGAAGCCGGCCTAACCTCCCGCTGCATGCCGTTCGCGCAGGAAAACCTGGGCGAAACCTGCCCGATCTGCGGCAAGCCCGCGAAAACCATGATCATCTGGGGCAAAGCCTACTAA
- a CDS encoding RNA polymerase sigma factor has product MWNGKKAERFFDGLCEDYYEKVLRYLYAALADEQAARDTVQEVFLVAWQKREALLTHPNPGGFLFLTAKNLAQKARREAFARMAREELDGDGRLEAQPDGTNLIETALDRAVDESAYIDAVLGQLSPEKQKLYSLYYIKGWSMSEIAAQYHLEETAVRMRYVRLRREIRAIAAEVAQKEFSF; this is encoded by the coding sequence TTGTGGAACGGAAAAAAAGCCGAACGTTTTTTTGACGGGCTTTGTGAAGATTATTATGAAAAGGTTCTGCGCTACCTGTATGCCGCGCTTGCAGACGAGCAGGCAGCACGGGACACAGTGCAGGAGGTTTTTCTGGTGGCGTGGCAGAAACGAGAGGCATTGCTTACACATCCGAATCCAGGCGGCTTTTTATTCCTGACGGCGAAAAACCTCGCACAGAAGGCCCGGCGGGAAGCGTTCGCACGCATGGCGCGGGAAGAGCTCGACGGGGATGGCAGGCTGGAGGCACAGCCTGACGGCACAAATCTTATTGAGACAGCGCTCGACCGGGCGGTGGATGAAAGCGCTTATATCGACGCGGTCCTTGGGCAGCTCAGCCCGGAAAAGCAGAAGCTCTACAGCCTTTACTATATAAAAGGGTGGAGCATGTCTGAAATCGCCGCCCAATACCACTTGGAGGAGACTGCGGTGCGGATGCGCTATGTGCGGCTGCGGCGGGAAATCCGAGCGATCGCCGCTGAGGTGGCCCAGAAGGAATTTTCCTTCTGA
- a CDS encoding FAD-dependent oxidoreductase encodes MKWDKTVDVVVVGLGAAGGCAAIEAYDNGADVLVIEADKVPGGNTRLSGGTLRVFLDNEKVYQYYRGVFDDTVKDDLIHKFVEVTATSHEWFKQKCDCDFKIAEKVPFPPAPNAVWDFLPGSEGLGGRSQFVPKDGGAPGMNGGYYLIASLMHGVNKRGIKIQYETRGKELVTNASGEVIGIKAETPDGPCFIRAKKAVCLTCGGFNRNAEMQTNYLGMPLMSQGCMCSVGDGLTMTAKLGAKMWHMTGVSCGVSYKVKDHEQPIGIGMHAPNYMYVDQNGERFLNESGLDVHAMAFDFTACNAEKMAYPRMPAWMIFDENVREAGPIIGHCPGIIQEDPTWEGWSQDNQREIEKGWIKMAYTIADLGKQLGYNPGVLEKAVADYNQAALTGYDPKFNRDCFKMGPITKLPFYAIELWPSLLNTQGGPMHDAYGRVLDNDEKPIERLFAAGELGSIVNKFYPGGTNITEAIAMGRVIGEYTAKLADTVE; translated from the coding sequence ATGAAATGGGATAAAACAGTGGACGTCGTCGTGGTTGGCCTGGGCGCAGCCGGCGGCTGCGCAGCCATCGAAGCGTACGACAACGGCGCGGACGTGCTCGTCATCGAAGCGGATAAGGTCCCGGGCGGAAATACCCGTCTGAGCGGCGGCACCCTGCGTGTATTTCTCGACAACGAGAAGGTCTACCAGTACTACCGCGGAGTGTTCGACGACACGGTCAAGGATGATCTGATCCACAAGTTCGTCGAGGTCACCGCCACCAGCCACGAATGGTTCAAGCAGAAATGCGACTGCGACTTCAAGATCGCGGAGAAGGTTCCGTTTCCGCCGGCCCCCAACGCCGTCTGGGATTTCCTGCCAGGCTCCGAGGGACTGGGCGGCCGTTCGCAGTTCGTTCCCAAAGACGGCGGCGCGCCTGGGATGAACGGCGGCTATTACCTGATTGCCTCCCTGATGCACGGCGTCAACAAGCGGGGAATCAAGATCCAGTATGAGACCCGTGGAAAGGAGCTCGTCACCAACGCCAGCGGAGAAGTCATTGGCATCAAGGCCGAAACCCCGGACGGCCCCTGCTTCATCCGCGCCAAAAAAGCGGTTTGCCTCACCTGCGGCGGCTTCAACCGCAACGCTGAGATGCAGACCAACTATCTTGGAATGCCGCTGATGAGCCAGGGCTGCATGTGCAGCGTCGGAGACGGGCTCACCATGACCGCGAAACTGGGCGCGAAGATGTGGCATATGACCGGCGTCTCCTGCGGCGTCAGCTATAAGGTAAAGGATCATGAGCAGCCGATCGGCATTGGCATGCACGCGCCCAACTATATGTATGTCGACCAGAACGGCGAGCGTTTTCTGAATGAGTCCGGCCTGGACGTGCATGCGATGGCATTCGACTTCACCGCCTGCAACGCTGAAAAGATGGCCTACCCGCGGATGCCTGCCTGGATGATCTTCGACGAGAACGTCCGCGAGGCAGGCCCGATCATCGGCCATTGCCCCGGCATTATCCAGGAGGACCCCACCTGGGAGGGCTGGAGCCAGGACAACCAGCGCGAAATTGAAAAAGGCTGGATCAAGATGGCCTACACCATCGCTGACCTGGGCAAACAGCTCGGATATAACCCGGGAGTCCTGGAGAAGGCCGTTGCGGACTATAACCAGGCGGCGCTCACCGGCTATGACCCGAAGTTCAACCGCGACTGCTTCAAGATGGGCCCCATCACCAAGCTGCCTTTCTATGCCATCGAGCTGTGGCCGTCGCTCTTAAACACCCAGGGCGGCCCGATGCACGACGCGTACGGCCGCGTTCTGGACAACGACGAGAAACCCATCGAGCGCCTTTTCGCGGCTGGTGAACTGGGTTCGATCGTCAACAAGTTCTATCCGGGCGGCACCAATATCACCGAAGCCATCGCGATGGGACGCGTCATCGGCGAATACACTGCGAAACTGGCTGACACGGTCGAGTAA
- a CDS encoding DUF6809 family protein, whose product MATIDDLFFGELSPNLTSPEDNKQYRAAAAVWDDCEERLTLLLGGKERTLLIRLLNAHAEILGVSEAARFRQGFSLGLCLAAEAFLAG is encoded by the coding sequence ATGGCAACCATAGACGATCTGTTTTTCGGCGAGCTGTCGCCAAATCTGACGAGTCCGGAGGACAACAAGCAGTATCGTGCCGCGGCCGCGGTCTGGGACGATTGCGAGGAGCGGCTGACCCTGCTGCTCGGCGGCAAGGAGCGAACCCTTTTGATTCGCCTGCTGAACGCGCACGCGGAAATCCTCGGGGTGAGCGAAGCCGCGCGTTTCCGCCAGGGGTTTTCCCTTGGGCTGTGCCTTGCCGCCGAGGCGTTTCTCGCGGGGTAG
- a CDS encoding acetyl-CoA carboxylase carboxyltransferase subunit alpha: protein MPETTAYERLQIVREKNRPTVRDYIPLIFDNFIELHGDRLYGDDGAILGGIGTIGGIPVTVIAEVKGRDLKENQAANFAMPHPEGYRKALRLAKQAEKFHRPVICFIDTPGAFCGVGAEERGQGEAIARNLMEFMELATPVVSIVLGEGGSGGALALGVCDELAMLQNAVYSVISPRGFASILWKDANREKEAANIMRITAEDLMGFGIAEAIIPEPPGGAHNDHKMAAESISRYILETIQKYMEIPIAKLLENRYYKFRKIGEFTEQKGANPL from the coding sequence ATGCCTGAAACCACGGCATATGAACGCCTGCAGATTGTGCGGGAGAAAAACCGCCCCACGGTGCGGGATTATATCCCGCTGATTTTTGACAATTTTATTGAGCTGCACGGCGACCGTCTCTACGGTGACGACGGTGCGATCCTCGGCGGGATCGGTACGATCGGCGGCATCCCGGTGACCGTGATCGCCGAGGTCAAAGGCCGCGACCTGAAGGAAAACCAGGCCGCGAACTTCGCCATGCCACATCCGGAGGGATACCGCAAAGCGCTGCGGCTCGCCAAACAGGCGGAAAAATTCCACCGGCCGGTAATTTGCTTCATCGACACGCCGGGCGCCTTCTGCGGCGTGGGCGCGGAGGAACGCGGACAGGGTGAGGCGATTGCCCGCAACCTGATGGAGTTTATGGAGCTTGCGACTCCGGTCGTTTCAATCGTACTGGGCGAAGGCGGCAGCGGTGGTGCGCTGGCGCTGGGAGTCTGTGACGAGCTGGCCATGCTGCAAAATGCGGTCTATTCGGTCATATCGCCGCGTGGGTTTGCCTCGATCCTGTGGAAGGACGCGAACCGCGAGAAGGAAGCGGCGAATATCATGCGCATTACGGCGGAGGACCTTATGGGATTTGGAATCGCGGAAGCGATCATCCCGGAACCGCCGGGCGGCGCTCATAATGATCATAAAATGGCGGCGGAAAGCATATCCCGGTACATTTTGGAAACAATCCAAAAATATATGGAAATACCTATTGCCAAACTCTTGGAAAACAGGTATTATAAGTTCCGTAAGATTGGAGAGTTCACAGAACAGAAAGGCGCGAACCCTCTTTAA
- a CDS encoding acyl carrier protein, with product MVFEKVREILVDQLDVEEDAVTMEANISNDLGADSLDIVDLVMSLEEEFDCEIPDEEIENIKTVGDIVKYIEDHQE from the coding sequence ATGGTATTTGAAAAGGTAAGGGAAATCCTCGTGGATCAGCTCGACGTTGAAGAGGATGCGGTCACAATGGAGGCCAACATTTCCAACGATCTCGGCGCGGATTCGCTGGATATCGTTGACCTGGTCATGAGCCTTGAGGAAGAGTTTGATTGCGAGATCCCGGACGAGGAGATCGAAAACATCAAAACCGTCGGCGACATCGTCAAATACATCGAAGACCATCAAGAATAA
- the accD gene encoding acetyl-CoA carboxylase, carboxyltransferase subunit beta has product MLEDLFAKVKSRASYEKPAAEKGKMNIPENLMFKCPRCGKVEFMDAFETANKVCPNCGYHARLSAPERIELTADNFTFVEYDKHMKSLNPIGFEGYTEKTFYLRRKTGLRDAVITGECSIIGQPCCLGVMDTRFMMGSMGSVVGEKVARLFETAADKRLPVVLFTASGGARMQEGIVALMQMAKTAGAVGRHSRKGLLYITVLTDPTTGGVTASFASLGDIIIAEPKVLVGFAGRRVIEGTIKQHLPDDFQSAEFALQHGFADLIVERGAMRKTLAQLLRLHNMGGGENA; this is encoded by the coding sequence ATGTTAGAGGATCTGTTTGCGAAGGTAAAATCCCGCGCATCTTATGAAAAACCCGCCGCGGAAAAGGGGAAGATGAACATCCCGGAAAATCTGATGTTCAAATGCCCCCGCTGCGGCAAAGTGGAATTCATGGACGCGTTCGAGACGGCCAACAAGGTCTGCCCGAACTGCGGGTATCACGCGCGCCTGTCCGCGCCGGAACGGATTGAACTGACGGCGGACAATTTTACATTTGTTGAATATGATAAGCATATGAAAAGCCTCAATCCCATCGGTTTTGAGGGTTACACGGAAAAAACCTTTTATCTGCGGCGCAAAACCGGCCTGCGCGACGCGGTCATCACCGGCGAATGTTCGATCATCGGGCAGCCCTGCTGTCTTGGCGTGATGGACACCCGGTTTATGATGGGGTCGATGGGCTCTGTCGTGGGCGAAAAAGTCGCGCGGCTGTTTGAAACGGCAGCGGATAAGCGCCTGCCGGTCGTGCTGTTCACCGCTTCGGGCGGCGCGCGGATGCAGGAGGGCATTGTGGCGCTCATGCAGATGGCCAAGACCGCTGGCGCGGTTGGACGCCACAGCCGCAAAGGGCTGCTTTATATCACCGTCCTGACCGACCCCACCACCGGCGGCGTGACCGCGTCGTTTGCGTCGCTCGGGGACATCATCATCGCGGAGCCCAAGGTGCTGGTTGGTTTCGCGGGCCGCCGGGTCATTGAGGGGACGATCAAGCAGCACCTGCCGGACGATTTCCAATCGGCCGAATTCGCGCTGCAGCACGGTTTTGCGGATCTGATCGTCGAACGCGGCGCTATGCGAAAAACGCTCGCGCAGCTGCTCAGGCTGCACAATATGGGAGGTGGGGAAAATGCCTGA
- the rpsJ gene encoding 30S ribosomal protein S10, which translates to MAVKEKIRIRLKGYDHQLVDASAEKIVETAKRTGARVSGPIPLPTEKEIVTILRAVHKYKDSREQFEMRTHKRLIDILRPSNKTVEALTGLELPAGVEIEIKL; encoded by the coding sequence GTGGCAGTCAAAGAAAAAATCAGGATCCGGCTCAAAGGCTATGATCACCAGCTGGTGGATGCATCGGCGGAGAAGATCGTGGAAACCGCAAAGCGCACCGGCGCCCGCGTTTCCGGCCCGATCCCCCTTCCCACCGAAAAGGAGATCGTTACCATTCTGCGTGCTGTTCATAAGTATAAGGACAGCCGCGAGCAGTTCGAGATGAGAACCCACAAACGGCTCATCGACATCCTGCGTCCGTCCAACAAGACGGTCGAGGCGCTGACCGGTCTCGAACTTCCCGCCGGCGTGGAAATTGAGATCAAGCTCTAA